A stretch of the TM7 phylum sp. oral taxon 349 genome encodes the following:
- a CDS encoding class F sortase — MNRRVQYDVNGRRMDYRRLTGLRIRQRQLYRPARVSRTRTMTDVRRMRKPVADIMRAESRAPRKSRAASSKRRDGAVARQLVRSARILYALENMKVVYAKRPEQQENTSRRVKRRKIITWQFVSRSIAIALTVLALYTVADTLILNQKVKKERSDTVAAAQSDDSNKRQVAEGKDEKDVSDDAIARYKVAPELPRIIHINAIGVKARVLQMGVNVDGSMQAPINVFDTGWYTGSVRPGQKGASIIVGHVSGPTRHGIFEKLSQLKNGDSITIENGAGKLFNYQVVASETVKLENVDMNKFMRPANGVDEGLNLMTCAGKWINSGSTMDHRLMVYAKRTS; from the coding sequence ATGAATAGGCGGGTGCAGTATGATGTTAACGGACGTCGGATGGATTATAGACGATTGACCGGTTTGCGTATCCGGCAACGGCAGCTTTACCGACCAGCTCGCGTATCACGCACTAGAACGATGACAGATGTAAGACGAATGCGGAAACCTGTGGCTGATATTATGAGGGCGGAGTCGCGTGCGCCGCGGAAGAGCCGGGCAGCTAGTAGTAAACGGAGGGATGGCGCAGTAGCACGACAACTTGTGCGCTCGGCGAGGATATTGTATGCACTAGAGAATATGAAAGTCGTATATGCTAAGCGACCTGAACAGCAAGAAAATACGTCGCGTAGAGTAAAACGAAGAAAGATCATTACTTGGCAGTTCGTTTCGCGGTCAATAGCGATTGCGCTAACGGTGCTTGCGCTGTATACAGTAGCAGATACGCTTATCTTGAATCAAAAGGTTAAAAAAGAAAGAAGCGATACGGTAGCAGCCGCTCAAAGTGATGATTCTAACAAACGCCAGGTGGCTGAAGGCAAGGACGAGAAAGATGTCAGTGATGATGCGATCGCTCGTTATAAAGTTGCGCCTGAGTTGCCGCGAATTATTCATATCAACGCAATTGGCGTAAAGGCGCGCGTCTTGCAGATGGGTGTCAATGTTGATGGTTCTATGCAAGCGCCGATCAATGTTTTTGACACGGGGTGGTATACGGGAAGCGTTCGTCCCGGGCAAAAAGGTGCGAGCATCATTGTAGGGCATGTCTCTGGCCCGACGCGGCACGGTATTTTTGAGAAACTTAGTCAGTTGAAAAATGGCGATTCAATAACGATAGAAAATGGTGCGGGAAAATTATTCAATTACCAAGTTGTTGCGTCCGAGACAGTGAAACTGGAGAATGTTGATATGAATAAATTTATGCGTCCTGCCAATGGCGTAGACGAAGGACTGAATTTGATGACATGCGCTGGAAAATGGATTAATAGCGGCAGTACAATGGACCACCGATTAATGGTGTATGCAAAACGTACGTCGTAG
- a CDS encoding TatD family hydrolase: protein MKLIDSHCHLHDSDFYDDETRERVYQEAIHAGVAMICVGTDTRSSHEAVAFAESHHNVWVAVGIHPHEAAVNQADDIRKLLSQKSDKVVGIGEIGLDYHYDHSPREVQLQRLREQLQLAVAFDLPVSFHVRDAFDDFWPIFDEFSGIRGVLHSFTDTQVNLDAGFARGLYMGINGISTFTKDAAQQTMYRHAPLERVLLETDAPYLTPIPFRGKVNVPAYVGKVAEFQARVRGISLDDIARITTANTRTLFGVHYARGTTSHHRISSFRKS from the coding sequence ATGAAGCTTATTGATTCGCACTGCCATTTGCACGATTCGGATTTCTACGATGATGAAACGCGCGAGCGTGTGTACCAGGAAGCGATTCACGCCGGTGTTGCGATGATTTGCGTTGGTACGGATACGCGCAGCTCGCATGAAGCGGTCGCCTTTGCAGAATCGCACCATAATGTATGGGTGGCCGTTGGAATTCATCCGCACGAGGCGGCGGTCAATCAGGCGGACGATATCCGTAAGCTGCTGTCGCAAAAATCCGATAAAGTCGTTGGTATTGGCGAAATCGGGCTAGACTATCACTACGATCACAGTCCGCGAGAGGTGCAGTTGCAGCGACTGCGCGAGCAGTTACAGCTGGCGGTAGCGTTTGATTTGCCAGTGAGCTTTCATGTGCGCGATGCGTTTGATGATTTTTGGCCGATATTTGACGAGTTTTCTGGCATTCGCGGTGTTCTGCACAGCTTCACTGATACGCAGGTAAATTTAGATGCAGGATTTGCGCGCGGTTTATATATGGGAATTAACGGCATTAGCACGTTTACGAAAGACGCGGCGCAGCAAACAATGTATCGCCATGCGCCGCTTGAGCGCGTTTTACTCGAAACAGATGCGCCATACTTGACTCCTATACCATTTCGTGGTAAAGTGAATGTACCAGCTTACGTGGGCAAAGTTGCGGAGTTTCAGGCGAGAGTGCGAGGTATCTCGCTTGATGATATTGCGCGGATAACAACCGCGAATACGCGAACACTTTTTGGAGTACATTATGCGAGAGGAACGACGAGCCACCACCGAATTTCAAGCTTCAGAAAATCCTGA
- a CDS encoding methionine--tRNA ligase: MTKQHAYITTAIPYVNGLPHIGHAMDYMLADVWARYARQNGREVRFQTGVDEHGNKIAAKAAENNLTPQAYVDQLYENFKKMIAELNISSTDFIRTTDAHHCEAVQYIWRQLAAGGYIYKGSYEGWYCQGCEAFVTDTEAAENNGVCPDHKTPYQRLSEENYYFKTSAFSDKIREAIESGRMKIVPEFRKKEFLALIGNGLQDVSVSRPRKNLSWGVAVPDDDSQVMYVWLDALSNYITVIGYPDRTEEWQSFWPADVQVVGKDILRFHAGIWPAMLMALDLPLPKVLLVHGFINVNGAKMSKSLGNGVGPSDIVPHYGVDAFRYYFLRHVPTQEDGDFTWERFEAAYNGELGNDLGNLVQRVAKMVLSYQAGVIGDAPQAEHDMGPYRTAMESFNFDRALAEVWQTIRSLNQYIERVQPWQVAKKRDKDPEAEVHLSEILAYACGTLLQVADMLTPFLPQTADNIRGLFASGVVPQELAPLFPRVYIHTLDPRGAKQAS, from the coding sequence ATGACAAAACAACACGCTTACATCACTACCGCTATTCCGTATGTCAATGGTCTGCCGCATATTGGTCATGCGATGGACTACATGTTGGCGGATGTTTGGGCGCGGTATGCGCGGCAAAACGGTCGCGAGGTTCGATTTCAGACAGGTGTAGACGAACACGGCAATAAAATTGCAGCAAAAGCAGCAGAGAATAATTTGACGCCGCAAGCGTATGTCGATCAGCTGTATGAAAACTTTAAAAAGATGATCGCCGAATTAAATATTTCATCGACCGATTTCATTCGTACGACCGATGCACATCACTGCGAGGCGGTGCAGTACATTTGGCGGCAATTAGCGGCAGGCGGCTATATTTATAAAGGCAGTTACGAGGGTTGGTACTGCCAGGGCTGCGAAGCATTTGTAACAGATACGGAAGCTGCTGAGAATAACGGCGTGTGCCCCGATCATAAAACACCATACCAGCGTTTGAGCGAAGAAAATTATTATTTTAAGACTAGCGCATTCTCCGATAAAATTCGCGAGGCGATTGAATCGGGCAGGATGAAGATTGTACCAGAGTTTCGCAAAAAAGAGTTTTTAGCATTAATAGGCAATGGTTTGCAAGATGTGTCGGTATCGCGCCCGCGCAAAAATCTGAGCTGGGGTGTTGCCGTTCCCGACGACGACAGCCAAGTGATGTACGTGTGGCTGGACGCGCTCAGCAATTACATTACCGTAATTGGATATCCGGATCGTACAGAAGAATGGCAAAGCTTTTGGCCGGCAGATGTGCAGGTCGTCGGGAAAGATATTCTGCGGTTTCATGCTGGAATTTGGCCGGCAATGTTAATGGCGCTTGATTTGCCGTTGCCGAAAGTATTATTGGTTCACGGATTTATTAACGTCAATGGCGCAAAGATGTCGAAAAGTTTAGGTAATGGCGTTGGACCGAGCGATATCGTACCGCATTACGGCGTTGATGCGTTTCGTTACTATTTTCTGCGCCACGTGCCAACGCAAGAAGACGGTGATTTCACATGGGAGAGGTTTGAAGCAGCATACAATGGCGAGCTTGGTAATGACCTTGGTAATTTAGTACAGCGCGTGGCAAAAATGGTATTGAGCTATCAGGCGGGAGTAATCGGTGATGCGCCGCAAGCGGAACATGATATGGGTCCGTACCGTACGGCTATGGAGTCATTTAATTTTGATCGGGCGCTTGCTGAAGTTTGGCAAACGATTCGTTCATTGAATCAGTATATTGAGCGTGTGCAGCCTTGGCAAGTCGCAAAAAAACGCGACAAAGACCCGGAAGCAGAGGTACACTTATCGGAGATTTTGGCGTATGCATGCGGCACGCTGCTGCAGGTGGCTGATATGTTAACGCCGTTCTTACCGCAAACTGCCGACAATATTCGCGGGTTGTTTGCAAGCGGCGTTGTGCCGCAGGAACTTGCGCCGCTATTTCCACGCGTCTATATTCATACACTCGATCCGCGCGGCGCCAAACAAGCATCATGA
- a CDS encoding G5 domain-containing protein, translated as MKRLITKSPFYTRIIGALFIALFGVALYVAVTPPVRADDTSVAAGEHIIALHDDGAVKGFITKKATLKEALADANIAIDANDRTEPALDTKLVANSYQVNIYRARPVVIKDGITATKVITSYRTGAQIAKHARLALHDEDKTELSQSTNPLGDGASEIMTITRATLFTFDFYGKTSTSYSLGKTVGDMLNRKHITLAQNDVVVPSVDTPLAAGLHVRLYREGTQTITQEEEVPFETEQIKDANRDKGYKETKTLGKNGKKNVTYEIIIRNGKEESRKEVNSTVMVEPVKQVEIIGTKVNLPAGSHEDWMAAAGIPPSDYGYVNYIVERESRWRYDARNGRTYGLCQANPGDKMSGAGSDWETNPITQLKWCSGYAAGRYGSWRAAYNHWIAHHNW; from the coding sequence ATGAAGCGATTGATTACAAAATCACCTTTTTACACTCGTATTATTGGCGCGCTGTTTATCGCGCTGTTTGGCGTTGCGTTGTATGTAGCGGTGACACCGCCCGTTCGCGCTGACGATACGTCGGTGGCAGCAGGCGAGCATATTATCGCGCTGCATGACGACGGCGCAGTAAAAGGATTTATAACGAAGAAAGCAACACTCAAAGAAGCACTCGCCGACGCGAATATTGCTATTGACGCGAACGATCGTACTGAGCCGGCGCTTGACACGAAGCTCGTTGCTAATTCATATCAAGTGAATATTTATCGTGCTCGTCCGGTTGTGATAAAAGACGGAATAACGGCAACAAAAGTGATTACATCGTATCGCACAGGCGCGCAGATCGCGAAACACGCACGTTTAGCACTCCATGATGAGGACAAGACAGAATTGTCGCAGTCCACTAACCCGCTCGGCGACGGTGCGTCTGAAATCATGACGATAACGCGTGCTACGCTATTTACCTTTGATTTTTATGGCAAAACGTCGACGTCGTATAGCCTCGGCAAAACTGTTGGCGATATGCTTAATCGAAAACATATCACATTGGCGCAGAATGATGTTGTTGTACCAAGTGTTGATACGCCACTCGCCGCCGGTCTGCATGTGCGTTTGTATCGCGAAGGTACGCAGACGATAACGCAAGAGGAGGAAGTGCCGTTTGAAACTGAACAAATCAAAGACGCAAATCGTGATAAGGGATATAAGGAAACTAAGACACTCGGTAAAAACGGTAAAAAGAACGTTACATATGAGATTATCATACGTAACGGCAAAGAAGAAAGTCGTAAAGAAGTTAATAGCACTGTCATGGTGGAGCCTGTAAAGCAAGTTGAAATTATTGGCACAAAGGTAAATTTACCGGCTGGATCGCATGAAGATTGGATGGCAGCGGCGGGTATACCACCGAGTGACTATGGTTACGTAAACTATATTGTTGAGCGCGAGAGTCGTTGGAGGTACGATGCTCGAAATGGTAGAACCTATGGTCTTTGCCAAGCTAATCCTGGTGATAAGATGAGTGGTGCCGGTTCGGATTGGGAGACGAACCCTATAACGCAGTTAAAATGGTGCTCAGGCTACGCTGCTGGTCGTTATGGCAGTTGGAGGGCAGCCTATAATCATTGGATAGCTCACCACAATTGGTAG
- a CDS encoding triose-phosphate isomerase, which produces MGKKLIIANWKMNLTVNEASLFVHRLDDLVGKRRGVEIVLAPTMLAVQPLHLQVQHHHFNLAAQNFYWRDHGAYTGEVSASQLRGLVQYGLVGHSERRHVFGERSKDIRSKVQAAVRNGITPVLCIGETASERADGETADAIHDQLIGGLANITSVEVEHIVVAYEPVWAIGTGKFAAPRDVSRAVKLIRKQIKQLFGALAAKHVRVLYGGSVNVDNASAYLQIDGVDGLLIGDTSLDVRAFAEIIKKADVIDKAVARKVA; this is translated from the coding sequence GTGGGCAAGAAACTTATCATTGCGAACTGGAAAATGAACCTCACGGTGAACGAGGCGAGCTTGTTTGTGCACCGATTGGACGATCTGGTTGGCAAACGCCGCGGCGTCGAGATTGTGCTTGCACCGACGATGCTAGCAGTCCAGCCGCTCCATTTGCAGGTGCAGCACCATCACTTTAATCTCGCGGCACAGAATTTTTATTGGCGCGACCATGGTGCATACACAGGCGAGGTGTCGGCGTCGCAATTGCGGGGGCTGGTGCAGTACGGCTTGGTCGGGCATAGCGAGCGGCGGCACGTGTTTGGTGAGCGGTCAAAAGATATTCGTAGCAAAGTTCAAGCGGCGGTGCGCAACGGTATCACGCCCGTGTTGTGTATCGGCGAAACGGCGAGCGAGCGCGCTGACGGCGAAACGGCTGATGCTATCCATGACCAGTTGATTGGCGGACTTGCAAACATTACGAGTGTTGAAGTTGAACATATTGTCGTTGCGTACGAGCCGGTCTGGGCGATCGGTACGGGCAAATTTGCCGCCCCGCGTGACGTGTCGCGAGCGGTGAAATTGATTCGCAAACAAATCAAGCAGCTGTTTGGCGCGTTGGCGGCAAAACATGTTCGCGTGCTGTACGGCGGTAGCGTGAATGTTGATAATGCAAGCGCGTATTTGCAGATTGACGGTGTCGACGGTTTGCTAATCGGCGATACGAGTTTGGATGTACGCGCATTTGCGGAGATTATTAAAAAAGCCGATGTAATCGATAAGGCGGTAGCGAGGAAAGTGGCGTGA
- a CDS encoding cysteine desulfurase — protein MIYFDHAAATPLDKRVLAAMQPYFSEQFFNPSAPYAAAVEVKRAYQDAKHRLAVCIGGQASDVIMTAGATESINLIVYSAHGHIVTSAIEHDAVLDAVKTREHTLVAPTKKGVITADAVRAAIRPDTELVTIALANHELGTIQPLRDIADIVRTERRRRFEAGETAPIWLHTDASQGAGQLDLHVSRLGVDAMTLNAGKIYGPKQVGLLWRQANVRLRPFIRGGGQERGLRSGTENVPGVIGFATALELAQRHRKSETRRLEELRNGMQQRIAAAIPDVVISGDQKRRLASHLHVSFPGIDAERLIFILEQQHVYVATGSACAANAGMRSHVLQAIGLTPDVADGSLRITLGCLSNQEICERGTTKIIAAVQAERARMRR, from the coding sequence ATGATCTATTTTGACCATGCGGCAGCGACGCCGCTTGATAAGCGTGTACTGGCGGCGATGCAGCCGTATTTTTCCGAGCAGTTTTTTAATCCATCTGCGCCATATGCTGCGGCAGTTGAGGTGAAAAGAGCGTATCAAGATGCAAAACATCGGTTAGCGGTATGTATCGGCGGGCAGGCAAGTGATGTGATTATGACGGCGGGCGCAACGGAGTCAATTAATTTGATAGTGTATAGCGCGCATGGGCATATCGTGACAAGCGCAATTGAGCACGATGCAGTACTGGATGCGGTAAAAACGCGCGAACATACGCTTGTCGCGCCAACAAAAAAAGGTGTTATTACGGCCGATGCTGTGCGTGCGGCAATTCGTCCGGACACCGAACTGGTTACGATTGCGCTTGCAAATCACGAATTAGGAACGATTCAACCGCTGCGTGATATTGCTGATATTGTGCGCACTGAGCGCCGCCGCCGGTTTGAGGCAGGTGAAACAGCACCGATTTGGCTTCATACCGATGCGTCGCAAGGCGCAGGGCAGCTTGACCTGCACGTGTCGCGGCTTGGTGTTGATGCGATGACGCTGAATGCAGGTAAAATTTACGGACCAAAGCAGGTTGGTCTGTTATGGCGCCAGGCGAACGTACGGTTACGACCATTTATTCGTGGCGGCGGACAGGAGCGCGGTCTTCGCAGCGGTACTGAAAATGTGCCGGGCGTGATTGGATTTGCTACGGCGCTTGAATTGGCGCAGCGGCATCGCAAGTCGGAAACGCGGCGGCTTGAGGAGCTGCGAAACGGCATGCAGCAGCGGATTGCCGCGGCGATTCCCGATGTAGTTATATCAGGCGACCAAAAACGCCGCCTGGCAAGCCATTTACACGTATCATTTCCGGGCATCGACGCAGAGCGCTTAATCTTCATACTTGAACAGCAGCATGTATACGTTGCAACTGGTAGTGCCTGTGCGGCGAATGCTGGTATGCGGTCGCATGTACTGCAGGCAATTGGACTAACTCCGGATGTTGCCGATGGCAGTTTGCGTATTACGCTCGGGTGTTTGTCAAATCAGGAGATTTGCGAGCGCGGTACTACCAAAATCATCGCGGCAGTCCAAGCTGAGCGAGCGAGGATGCGGCGATGA
- a CDS encoding UvrD-helicase domain-containing protein encodes MDVLEGLNDAQKQAVETTTGPLLVLAGAGSGKTKTLTHRIAYLLTHERIWPNEILAVTFTNKAAREMRERLAHLAGQENSRHFMPWMGTFHSICARILRMDGEHIGVPHNFIIYDEDDRQGLIKQAMKRLSISTDKVKPRAVSSAISNAKNDLLTPDEYAADAGYPFQQSVAKIYDTYERMRSEAGALDFDDLLIETVRLLRDTPDVRSKYRQRFKHILIDEYQDTNTAQYAIARFLVNDARNICVVGDDWQSIYSWRGADFKNILNFERDFPGATVVKLEQNYRSTGAILDAAQQVISKNLERTDKVLWTNRGHGAPVQIQAAADESEEAYIVANQIMMQTSVGARDFGDFAVLYRTNAQSFAFERAFIQRRIPYQLVGGVRFYDRKEVKDIIAYLRLLYQPNDRISFNRIVNVPTRGLGATSVEKFLLWQAETGMSIVEALENVDQTSKLTPRAKNAFMQLGDMLNTLQARVMSNVNPSEIIEQLIERTGYRDYVLDGTPQAEEREANLGVLAADAQAFATLSDFLEEVVLMSTADQANDAAKVTLMTLHAAKGLEFPVVFMAGMEDGLFPSERALEEDLRSLEEERRLCYVGMTRARQELYLTYAQSRQQFGQRSYRTPSRFLEDMGTDIFEQQPARPPRPRYNEFNEFVIDYDIGDRVRSPQFGAGEIVDIDGLAVSVTFENGVTKKLNVEYARLEKLA; translated from the coding sequence ATGGATGTTCTAGAGGGGCTGAATGACGCGCAAAAACAAGCGGTTGAGACGACGACTGGTCCGTTGCTCGTTTTGGCGGGCGCTGGCAGTGGCAAAACGAAGACGTTGACGCATCGTATTGCGTATCTGTTGACACACGAGAGAATCTGGCCGAATGAGATTCTAGCCGTAACGTTTACAAATAAGGCTGCGCGTGAAATGCGCGAACGGTTGGCACATCTGGCTGGGCAGGAAAACTCACGTCATTTTATGCCGTGGATGGGGACGTTTCATAGCATTTGTGCGCGAATTTTGCGTATGGACGGTGAGCATATTGGTGTGCCGCACAACTTCATTATATACGACGAAGATGATCGGCAAGGACTAATCAAGCAGGCGATGAAACGGCTGTCAATCAGTACTGATAAAGTTAAACCGCGCGCCGTCAGTAGCGCAATTTCAAATGCGAAAAATGATTTGTTAACCCCTGACGAATATGCGGCAGATGCCGGTTATCCATTTCAGCAGTCAGTGGCGAAAATCTACGACACGTATGAACGGATGCGCAGCGAAGCGGGTGCACTTGATTTCGACGATCTGCTGATTGAAACAGTGCGTCTGCTGCGCGATACGCCGGATGTACGCAGCAAGTATCGTCAGCGGTTTAAACATATTTTAATTGACGAATATCAGGACACGAATACGGCGCAGTATGCGATTGCAAGATTCTTAGTGAACGATGCGCGTAATATTTGTGTCGTCGGCGACGACTGGCAGTCGATTTATTCGTGGCGTGGGGCGGATTTTAAAAATATTTTGAATTTCGAGCGCGATTTTCCGGGCGCAACTGTTGTGAAGCTGGAGCAGAACTACCGCTCGACCGGTGCGATTCTGGACGCAGCGCAACAGGTTATCAGTAAAAATTTAGAGCGTACTGATAAAGTACTTTGGACAAACAGGGGTCATGGTGCGCCTGTGCAGATTCAAGCGGCAGCGGACGAATCTGAAGAGGCGTATATTGTAGCGAATCAAATTATGATGCAAACGTCGGTTGGAGCGCGTGATTTCGGTGATTTCGCTGTGCTTTATCGCACGAATGCTCAGAGTTTTGCTTTTGAACGTGCGTTTATACAACGTCGAATTCCATATCAGTTAGTTGGTGGTGTGCGGTTCTATGACCGTAAAGAAGTTAAAGATATTATAGCGTACTTGCGATTGTTGTATCAGCCAAACGACCGTATAAGCTTTAATCGGATTGTGAACGTGCCGACGCGTGGGCTTGGAGCGACGAGCGTTGAGAAGTTTTTGCTATGGCAAGCAGAAACAGGTATGAGTATCGTTGAGGCGTTAGAAAATGTCGATCAAACGAGCAAATTGACACCGCGTGCTAAAAATGCATTTATGCAGCTTGGTGATATGCTAAACACGCTGCAAGCGCGTGTGATGTCTAACGTGAACCCAAGCGAAATCATTGAGCAGCTAATTGAAAGAACTGGCTATCGTGATTATGTACTTGATGGTACACCACAAGCCGAAGAGCGTGAAGCGAATCTTGGCGTGCTCGCAGCAGATGCGCAGGCATTTGCAACATTGTCAGATTTTTTGGAAGAAGTTGTTTTGATGAGTACAGCGGATCAGGCAAATGACGCCGCAAAAGTAACGCTGATGACGCTGCATGCCGCGAAAGGCCTGGAATTTCCGGTAGTATTTATGGCCGGTATGGAAGATGGACTATTCCCGAGCGAACGCGCGCTTGAAGAAGATCTGCGTAGTCTTGAGGAGGAACGCCGTCTTTGCTATGTCGGCATGACGCGGGCGCGCCAAGAGCTGTACTTGACGTATGCGCAAAGCCGCCAGCAATTCGGACAGCGATCGTATCGTACGCCGTCGCGCTTTCTGGAGGATATGGGCACGGATATATTTGAGCAGCAGCCAGCGCGTCCGCCGCGACCGCGTTACAATGAATTTAACGAGTTTGTGATAGATTATGATATTGGCGACCGAGTGCGCTCGCCGCAATTTGGCGCGGGCGAAATTGTTGATATCGACGGCTTAGCGGTAAGCGTAACGTTTGAAAACGGTGTAACGAAAAAGCTTAATGTTGAGTACGCGCGGCTTGAGAAACTAGCATAA
- the rsmA gene encoding ribosomal RNA small subunit methyltransferase A, which produces MKNKKSLGQHWLRDQDTLTYIANAAQLAPNDTVLEIGPGLGTLTSRLLAHAGRVVAVEFDVDLARKLPGQFPGKNLEVVYQDILRFNPSKLPHGYKIVANVPYYITSKIIQTFSECNNPPSMMVLLVQKEVAERLAASPGKYSVLAIAAQVFHQVNTGVVVPAALFTPPPKVDSQVVILKRYREPVVPHDLQPVFFRLVKAGFSAKRKKLRSSLAGGLQLDKNYIEQLLSRAHISPDVRAEELSIVQWLDLTMLSIVRR; this is translated from the coding sequence ATGAAGAATAAAAAATCCCTCGGTCAGCACTGGTTGCGTGATCAGGATACGCTTACATACATCGCCAATGCGGCACAATTAGCACCAAACGATACGGTGCTTGAGATTGGTCCAGGACTCGGTACGTTGACGAGCCGCCTGCTTGCACATGCTGGTCGTGTGGTGGCGGTGGAATTTGATGTAGATTTGGCACGCAAACTACCTGGGCAATTTCCGGGTAAGAATCTTGAGGTTGTCTATCAAGATATTTTGCGTTTTAATCCGTCCAAACTGCCGCATGGCTACAAAATCGTTGCGAACGTACCGTATTACATCACGAGTAAGATTATCCAAACATTTTCCGAATGTAACAATCCGCCGAGTATGATGGTGCTGCTTGTGCAAAAAGAAGTCGCCGAACGGCTCGCGGCGAGTCCAGGCAAATACAGCGTTTTAGCAATCGCTGCACAAGTGTTTCATCAAGTGAATACTGGTGTGGTTGTGCCAGCAGCACTATTCACGCCGCCGCCGAAAGTTGATTCACAGGTAGTGATATTAAAGCGTTATCGCGAGCCGGTCGTGCCACATGATTTACAGCCAGTGTTTTTTCGCTTGGTGAAGGCCGGTTTCTCGGCAAAGCGCAAGAAGCTGCGCAGCTCGTTGGCGGGCGGATTACAGCTAGATAAGAATTATATTGAGCAGCTTTTGTCTCGTGCACACATTTCACCTGACGTTCGTGCAGAAGAGCTGTCGATTGTGCAGTGGCTAGACTTAACTATGCTAAGTATCGTAAGGCGGTAG
- the pyk gene encoding pyruvate kinase has protein sequence MKDIIKRTKILVTLGPATNSPEKIKALIEAGANGFRLNFSHGSYEERLDQIKWIRDASRQIGRPVAILQDLQGPKIRLGVLKDNHFDVKAGSEIVLDHAIQEHDGSANLPIQYNLADKVKVGEPVYLFDGKIRGHMIERVSDTAIKVRIDNDGFLMSRKGLNLPDTDFGGDIITPKDMADIEFGADKDIDFVALSFIQSADDVNNLRQILVSQGSTAQIIAKIETKAAIEPETLKEIVKAADGVMVARGDMAVETSAEIVPIVEREIIRLCRKYGKLSIVATQMMASMVDSPEPTRAEVSDVATAAILGTDVVMLSDETANGNYPVETVKMMANTVRYTQSRWPMNDMPIEEGKTNRRRNAIAHAAVEVAERVDADFIIAETKSGATAARIAALRPELPIIAVTPSPRVAQQLALSYATRSYVRDDEEHAGVNVAKELLTMGKYSSNGRLVVVVVSGRQPGATGGTDTLCVRVIE, from the coding sequence ATGAAAGATATAATTAAACGAACGAAGATTCTGGTAACTCTGGGGCCAGCGACGAATTCACCGGAGAAAATTAAAGCATTGATTGAAGCGGGTGCGAATGGGTTTCGCTTAAACTTCAGTCACGGTAGCTACGAAGAGCGTCTTGACCAAATCAAATGGATTCGCGATGCGAGTCGGCAAATTGGTCGTCCAGTAGCGATTCTGCAGGATTTGCAAGGACCAAAAATCCGCTTAGGTGTGTTGAAAGATAATCACTTTGATGTAAAGGCGGGCAGCGAGATCGTTCTTGACCATGCGATTCAAGAGCACGACGGCAGCGCGAATCTGCCGATTCAATACAATTTGGCGGATAAAGTAAAAGTTGGCGAGCCGGTCTACTTGTTTGACGGTAAAATCCGCGGACACATGATTGAGCGCGTAAGCGATACGGCGATTAAAGTACGAATCGACAACGACGGCTTTTTGATGAGCCGCAAAGGCTTGAACCTGCCGGATACTGACTTTGGCGGCGATATTATTACGCCGAAAGATATGGCAGATATTGAGTTTGGCGCTGATAAAGATATTGATTTTGTAGCGTTGAGCTTCATTCAGAGCGCAGATGATGTTAATAACTTGCGGCAAATCTTAGTGAGCCAAGGCTCAACGGCGCAGATTATCGCAAAGATCGAAACAAAGGCGGCGATTGAGCCGGAGACACTGAAGGAGATCGTAAAAGCCGCTGATGGTGTGATGGTGGCGCGCGGCGATATGGCGGTTGAGACAAGCGCCGAAATCGTGCCGATCGTTGAGCGCGAAATTATTCGCTTGTGCCGTAAATACGGTAAATTGTCTATCGTGGCGACGCAGATGATGGCAAGTATGGTTGATAGTCCTGAGCCAACACGCGCCGAAGTCAGCGATGTCGCGACGGCGGCAATCCTTGGCACGGATGTCGTGATGCTCAGCGACGAAACAGCGAACGGAAACTATCCAGTCGAGACGGTAAAGATGATGGCGAACACGGTACGCTACACGCAGTCACGCTGGCCGATGAACGACATGCCGATTGAAGAGGGTAAAACAAACCGCCGTCGTAACGCTATTGCGCACGCGGCGGTTGAGGTAGCAGAGCGTGTGGATGCTGATTTTATTATCGCTGAAACGAAGTCGGGCGCAACGGCGGCGCGGATTGCAGCGCTTCGCCCTGAGTTGCCGATTATCGCCGTGACGCCGTCGCCGCGTGTGGCGCAGCAATTAGCATTGTCGTATGCGACGCGCAGTTATGTTCGCGATGATGAAGAGCATGCTGGCGTCAATGTCGCGAAGGAGTTGCTGACAATGGGCAAATACAGCAGTAACGGTCGCCTTGTTGTTGTGGTCGTGAGCGGTCGCCAGCCTGGCGCGACGGGCGGTACCGATACGCTGTGCGTGCGAGTTATTGAGTAG